A region of Streptomyces cinnamoneus DNA encodes the following proteins:
- a CDS encoding type 1 glutamine amidotransferase, which translates to MSQNSLRVVWVYPDLLSTYGDQGNVLVLERRAHQRRLDVQRVDVRSDQQIPTSGDIYLIGGGEDRPQRLAAERLRRDGGLNRAVANGAIVFSVCAGYQILGHEFINDLGQREQGLGLLDVISTRGEGERCVGDVLADIDQPLGLPPLTGFENHQGVTHLGPTARPLARVRFGKGNGTGDGTEGAYNETVFGTYMHGPVMARNPHIADMLIKLALDVNALPPVDDRWYEALRSERIAAATQPA; encoded by the coding sequence ATGAGCCAGAACAGTCTGCGCGTGGTGTGGGTCTACCCCGACCTGCTCAGCACCTACGGCGACCAGGGCAACGTCCTGGTCCTGGAGCGGCGCGCCCACCAGCGCCGCCTGGACGTCCAGCGGGTGGACGTGCGGTCCGACCAGCAGATCCCCACCTCCGGGGACATCTACCTGATCGGCGGCGGCGAGGACCGCCCGCAGCGGCTGGCGGCCGAGCGGCTGCGCCGCGACGGCGGCCTGAACCGCGCCGTGGCCAACGGCGCGATCGTCTTCTCGGTCTGCGCCGGCTACCAGATCCTGGGCCACGAGTTCATCAACGACCTGGGCCAGCGCGAGCAGGGCCTGGGCCTGCTGGACGTGATCAGCACCCGGGGCGAGGGCGAGCGCTGCGTCGGCGACGTCCTGGCCGACATCGACCAGCCGCTCGGCCTGCCGCCGCTGACCGGCTTCGAGAACCACCAGGGCGTCACCCACCTGGGCCCGACGGCCCGCCCCCTCGCCCGGGTCCGCTTCGGCAAGGGCAACGGCACCGGCGACGGAACCGAGGGCGCGTACAACGAGACGGTCTTCGGTACGTACATGCACGGCCCGGTGATGGCCCGCAACCCGCACATCGCGGACATGCTGATCAAGCTGGCGCTGGACGTCAACGCCCTGCCGCCGGTCGACGACCGCTGGTACGAGGCGCTGCGCTCGGAACGGATCGCCGCGGCGACACAGCCCGCATAG
- a CDS encoding Mur ligase family protein produces MAGNSGPLSPRAKLAVTAGKAAAAVSRAAGRGSGSVIGGKVALKLDPDLLARLATHLDVVLVSATNGKTTTTRLIAEALRASGPVVSNALGANMPAGITSALAGGSDARYGVIEVDEKYLAGVARDVAPKAIALLNLSRDQLDRAAETRMLAEKWREGLAGTKAVVIANADDPLIVWAASSSPNVVWVAAGQEWKDDAWSCPSCGGVMQRPGDDWFCGECGFRRPNPSWALSGDYVLDPHGSAWPIHLQLPGRANKANATTSAAVAATFGVPPQVALERMYQVQAVAGRYDVVTFLDREVRLLLAKNPAGWLETFSLIDGPPAPVILAVNARGADGTDTSWLWDVDYTRLAGHPIMVIGDRKLDLAVRLEVAGVDFRVCETVDEAVQGCPPGKIEVIANYTAFQDIRRRVGN; encoded by the coding sequence ATGGCAGGCAACTCGGGGCCACTGTCGCCGCGGGCCAAGCTGGCCGTGACGGCGGGCAAGGCCGCTGCGGCGGTCTCGCGCGCCGCTGGCCGCGGCAGCGGGTCGGTGATCGGCGGCAAGGTCGCGCTCAAGCTCGACCCCGACCTGCTGGCCCGGCTGGCCACCCACCTGGACGTGGTCCTGGTGTCGGCCACCAACGGCAAGACGACCACGACCCGGCTCATCGCCGAGGCACTGCGTGCCAGCGGGCCCGTGGTGTCCAACGCGCTGGGCGCGAACATGCCCGCGGGCATCACCTCCGCCCTCGCGGGCGGCTCGGACGCGCGCTACGGCGTGATCGAGGTGGACGAGAAGTACCTGGCCGGGGTCGCACGTGACGTGGCGCCCAAGGCCATAGCGCTGCTGAACCTCTCCCGCGACCAGCTCGACCGGGCGGCGGAGACCCGCATGCTCGCCGAGAAGTGGCGCGAGGGCCTGGCCGGCACCAAGGCCGTGGTGATCGCGAACGCGGACGACCCGCTGATCGTCTGGGCCGCCTCCTCCTCGCCGAACGTGGTGTGGGTCGCGGCCGGCCAGGAGTGGAAGGACGACGCCTGGTCCTGTCCGTCGTGCGGCGGCGTGATGCAGCGCCCCGGCGACGACTGGTTCTGCGGCGAGTGCGGCTTCCGCCGGCCGAACCCCAGCTGGGCGCTGTCGGGCGACTACGTCCTCGACCCGCACGGCAGCGCGTGGCCGATCCACCTCCAGCTGCCGGGCCGGGCCAACAAGGCCAACGCCACCACCTCCGCCGCCGTGGCCGCCACCTTCGGGGTGCCGCCGCAGGTGGCCCTGGAGCGGATGTACCAGGTGCAGGCGGTGGCCGGCCGGTACGACGTGGTGACCTTCCTCGACCGTGAGGTCCGGCTGCTGCTGGCGAAGAACCCGGCCGGCTGGCTGGAGACGTTCTCGCTGATCGACGGGCCGCCCGCGCCGGTGATCCTCGCGGTGAACGCCCGCGGCGCCGACGGCACCGACACCTCGTGGCTGTGGGACGTGGACTACACCCGCCTCGCCGGCCACCCGATCATGGTCATCGGCGACCGCAAGCTCGACCTGGCGGTGCGCCTGGAGGTCGCGGGCGTGGACTTCCGGGTCTGCGAGACGGTCGACGAGGCGGTGCAGGGCTGCCCGCCCGGCAAGATCGAGGTGATCGCCAACTACACGGCGTTCCAGGACATCCGCCGCCGGGTCGGCAACTGA
- a CDS encoding cytochrome c oxidase assembly protein, with protein sequence MDHSGHGMMHMDMPPFTLGRALQFSSEPFFMIGCLLGLGLYGWGVVRLRRRGDAWPAGRTVAFALGVLTVALMMCTKLNDYGMVMFSVHMVQHMVISMLSPILLLLGAPVTLALRALPAAGRGRKGPREWLVALLHSRYMRVITHPAFTIPLFIASLYALYFTPLFDFLMGSRTGHIAMMVHFLAVGLVFFWPIMGVDPGPHRPGYVMRMLELFAGMPFHAFFGIALMMATEPMIGTYMHPPASLGIDPLDDQKAGGGIAWAFSEIPSVIVLLALVFQWYRSEQRQARRIDRNADRDGDKELAAYNAYLASLQTKGR encoded by the coding sequence ATGGATCACAGCGGGCACGGCATGATGCACATGGACATGCCGCCGTTCACGCTGGGACGGGCTCTGCAGTTCAGTAGCGAACCGTTCTTCATGATCGGCTGCCTGCTGGGCCTGGGGCTCTACGGCTGGGGGGTGGTCCGGTTGCGGCGGCGCGGCGACGCCTGGCCGGCCGGCCGTACGGTGGCCTTCGCCCTGGGCGTGCTGACCGTGGCGCTGATGATGTGCACCAAGCTCAACGACTACGGCATGGTCATGTTCAGCGTGCACATGGTGCAGCACATGGTCATCAGCATGCTCTCCCCGATCCTGCTCCTGCTGGGTGCCCCGGTGACGCTGGCCCTGCGGGCGCTGCCGGCGGCGGGGCGCGGCCGCAAGGGGCCGCGCGAGTGGCTGGTCGCCCTGCTGCACAGCCGCTACATGCGGGTGATCACGCACCCGGCGTTCACGATCCCGCTGTTCATCGCGAGCCTGTACGCGCTGTACTTCACTCCGCTCTTCGACTTCCTCATGGGGTCCAGGACCGGGCACATCGCGATGATGGTGCACTTCCTCGCCGTGGGCCTGGTCTTCTTCTGGCCCATCATGGGCGTGGACCCCGGCCCGCACCGGCCGGGCTACGTGATGCGGATGCTGGAGCTGTTCGCGGGCATGCCCTTCCACGCCTTCTTCGGCATCGCGCTGATGATGGCCACGGAGCCGATGATCGGCACGTACATGCACCCGCCGGCCTCCCTGGGCATCGACCCGCTGGACGACCAGAAGGCCGGCGGCGGCATCGCCTGGGCCTTCAGCGAGATCCCCTCGGTGATCGTGCTGCTGGCGCTGGTGTTCCAGTGGTACCGCTCGGAGCAGCGCCAGGCACGGCGCATCGACCGCAACGCCGACCGCGACGGCGACAAGGAGCTGGCGGCCTACAACGCGTACCTGGCCTCGCTCCAGACGAAGGGGCGGTGA
- a CDS encoding TROVE domain-containing protein, protein MARFNTRTTKPSPASPIASTGERTRTHEGAAGHVRDAKSELFLLAVANLVGTGAFYEKAEDRDDRYAGLVRRLAVEDPEWTVAFLRWLRDGAHMRTAALVGAAEFAAERVRRELPGHSRQAVDAVLQRADEPGEMLGYWTAHHGRAVPKPVKRGIADAVRRLYSQRSLLKYDTDSRAYRFGDVLSLAHPAPDPAKPWQAALFRHAVGRRRGRDEDIPEELATLRRRAALMRLEPAERRALLRRDGAADVLREAGMTWEALAGWLQGPMEAAAWEAVIPSMGPMALVRNLRNFDEAGVSDEVAERVAARIADPEQVTASRMFPFRFWAAYKHTSSLRWAHALEKAIGASLANVPALPGRTLILVDRSPSMFPGYVFSTPHTSDIPLAEQAALFGAALALRAERPTLVEFGMRSNAVDVPRGGSVLKLVERFGEIDGTDIPLAVRRHFAGHDRIVVVTDEQTRPGWLPSNAHAYGGMPETMIDDLVPRDVPVYMWNMAGYRAGATPSGGDNRHAFGGLTDAAFRMIPLLEAGRTAHWPWEDGRRG, encoded by the coding sequence ATGGCCCGCTTCAACACCCGTACCACCAAGCCTTCTCCGGCCTCGCCGATAGCCTCGACCGGGGAGCGCACCCGCACCCACGAGGGCGCCGCGGGCCACGTCCGCGACGCGAAGAGCGAGCTGTTCCTGCTCGCCGTCGCCAACCTCGTCGGCACCGGCGCCTTCTACGAGAAGGCCGAGGACCGCGACGACCGCTACGCCGGGCTCGTCCGGCGGCTGGCCGTCGAGGACCCCGAGTGGACCGTCGCTTTCCTCCGCTGGCTGCGCGACGGCGCCCACATGCGCACCGCGGCCCTCGTCGGCGCCGCGGAGTTCGCGGCCGAGCGCGTGCGCCGGGAACTGCCGGGCCACTCCCGGCAGGCCGTCGACGCGGTGCTCCAGCGGGCGGACGAGCCGGGCGAGATGCTCGGCTACTGGACCGCGCACCACGGCCGGGCCGTACCCAAGCCCGTCAAGCGCGGCATCGCCGACGCCGTGCGGCGGCTCTACTCGCAGCGGTCCCTGCTCAAGTACGACACCGACTCCAGGGCCTACCGCTTCGGCGACGTCCTCAGCCTCGCGCACCCCGCCCCCGACCCGGCCAAGCCCTGGCAGGCCGCGCTGTTCCGGCACGCCGTCGGCCGGCGCAGGGGACGCGACGAGGACATTCCCGAAGAGCTGGCGACCCTGCGCCGCCGTGCCGCGCTGATGCGGCTGGAGCCGGCCGAGCGCCGGGCGCTGCTGCGCCGGGACGGGGCGGCGGACGTGCTGCGTGAGGCCGGCATGACCTGGGAGGCGCTCGCCGGCTGGCTCCAGGGGCCCATGGAGGCGGCCGCCTGGGAGGCCGTCATCCCCTCCATGGGGCCGATGGCGCTCGTCCGCAACCTGCGCAACTTCGACGAGGCGGGGGTGAGCGACGAGGTCGCCGAGCGGGTGGCGGCGCGCATCGCGGACCCCGAACAGGTCACCGCCTCGCGGATGTTCCCCTTCCGCTTCTGGGCCGCCTACAAGCACACCTCGTCGCTGCGCTGGGCGCACGCGCTGGAGAAGGCCATCGGGGCCTCGCTCGCGAACGTGCCGGCGCTGCCCGGCCGGACGCTGATCCTCGTCGACCGCTCCCCGTCGATGTTCCCCGGCTACGTCTTCTCCACCCCGCACACCTCCGACATCCCCCTCGCCGAACAGGCCGCCCTCTTCGGGGCGGCCCTGGCGCTGCGGGCCGAGCGGCCCACCCTCGTCGAGTTCGGGATGCGCAGCAACGCGGTGGACGTGCCCAGGGGCGGCAGCGTGCTCAAGCTCGTCGAGCGGTTCGGCGAGATCGACGGGACGGACATCCCGCTGGCCGTACGGCGGCACTTCGCCGGGCACGACCGGATCGTGGTGGTCACCGACGAGCAGACCCGGCCGGGCTGGCTGCCCTCCAACGCCCACGCCTACGGCGGCATGCCGGAGACGATGATCGACGACCTGGTCCCGCGCGACGTGCCGGTCTACATGTGGAACATGGCCGGCTACCGCGCCGGCGCCACGCCCTCGGGCGGGGACAACCGGCACGCCTTCGGCGGCCTGACCGACGCCGCGTTCCGGATGATCCCCCTGCTGGAGGCCGGGCGTACGGCGCACTGGCCCTGGGAGGACGGCCGCCGCGGCTGA
- a CDS encoding TetR family transcriptional regulator, which translates to METSQRDEQQRAAEQRRRELLEAADRVVLREGPGASMNAIAAEAGITKPILYRHFGDKGGLYRALAARHTDALLAGLRAALDSPVARRERVEATLDNYLTAIEARPQVYRFLMHPADEGQPSEQGFDVGRHSAPLMRRMGEELAVVITERVDLGPDGEDLARAWGHGIVGMMHAAGDWWLRERPFSREQLVRHLTDLLWGRLAVSGDRLDGPGF; encoded by the coding sequence ATGGAGACCAGTCAGCGGGACGAGCAGCAGCGGGCGGCGGAGCAGCGGCGCAGGGAACTGCTCGAGGCGGCGGACCGGGTGGTGCTGAGGGAGGGACCGGGGGCGTCGATGAACGCGATAGCCGCCGAGGCCGGCATCACCAAGCCGATCCTCTACCGGCACTTCGGGGACAAGGGCGGCCTCTACCGCGCCCTGGCCGCACGGCACACCGACGCCCTGCTCGCGGGGCTGCGCGCGGCGCTGGACTCCCCCGTCGCCCGGCGCGAGCGGGTCGAGGCGACGCTGGACAACTACCTGACGGCCATAGAGGCACGGCCCCAGGTCTACCGGTTCCTGATGCACCCCGCCGACGAGGGCCAGCCCTCGGAACAGGGCTTCGACGTCGGGCGGCACTCCGCGCCCCTGATGCGCAGGATGGGCGAGGAGCTGGCGGTGGTCATCACCGAGCGCGTCGACCTCGGCCCCGACGGCGAGGACCTGGCACGGGCGTGGGGCCACGGCATCGTCGGCATGATGCACGCGGCGGGCGACTGGTGGCTGAGGGAGCGGCCGTTCTCGCGCGAGCAGCTCGTCCGGCATCTGACCGATCTGCTGTGGGGCAGGCTGGCCGTGTCCGGCGACCGCCTGGACGGCCCGGGGTTCTGA
- a CDS encoding 6-phosphofructokinase: MRIGVLTSGGDCPGLNAVIRSVVHRAVVDHGDDVIGFLDGWRGLLEGDHRKLDLDAVGGILATGGTILGSSRVRPDALRDGVERAKEHVAGLGLDAVVPIGGEGTLKAARLLSDAGLPVVGVPKTIDNDIASTDVTFGFDTAVGVATEALDRLKTTAESHQRVLIVEVMGRHTGWIALHSGMAAGAHAIVVPERPFDIDELTEVVGRRFAAGKRFAIVVAAEGAKPREGSMAFETGATDVYGHERFAGVARQLAGELEHRLGKEARPVILGHVQRGGTPTAYDRVLATRFGWHAVEAVHQGAFGMMTALRGTEITLVPLAEAVERLKTVPEERYAEAECVL, from the coding sequence ATGCGCATCGGTGTCCTCACCTCCGGCGGCGACTGCCCCGGTCTCAACGCCGTCATCCGCTCCGTCGTGCACCGCGCCGTCGTCGACCACGGTGACGACGTCATCGGCTTCCTCGACGGCTGGCGGGGCCTGCTGGAGGGCGACCACCGCAAGCTCGACCTGGACGCGGTGGGCGGCATCCTGGCCACCGGGGGCACCATCCTCGGCTCCTCCCGGGTGCGCCCCGACGCCCTGCGGGACGGGGTCGAGCGGGCCAAGGAGCACGTGGCCGGCCTCGGCCTGGACGCCGTCGTCCCGATCGGCGGCGAGGGCACGCTCAAGGCCGCCCGGCTGCTGTCGGACGCCGGGCTGCCCGTCGTGGGCGTCCCCAAGACCATCGACAACGACATCGCCTCGACGGACGTCACCTTCGGCTTCGACACGGCCGTGGGCGTGGCCACCGAAGCCCTGGACCGGCTGAAGACCACCGCCGAGTCCCACCAGCGGGTGCTGATCGTCGAGGTCATGGGGCGCCACACCGGCTGGATCGCCCTGCACTCGGGCATGGCCGCGGGCGCCCACGCGATCGTCGTGCCGGAGCGCCCCTTCGACATCGACGAGCTCACCGAGGTCGTAGGCCGGCGCTTCGCGGCGGGCAAGCGGTTCGCGATCGTGGTGGCCGCGGAGGGCGCGAAGCCCCGCGAGGGCTCCATGGCCTTCGAGACCGGCGCCACCGACGTCTACGGGCACGAGCGCTTCGCCGGCGTGGCCCGCCAGCTGGCCGGCGAGCTGGAGCACCGGCTGGGCAAGGAGGCGCGCCCGGTCATCCTCGGCCACGTGCAGCGCGGCGGCACGCCGACCGCCTACGACCGGGTGCTGGCGACGCGGTTCGGCTGGCACGCCGTGGAGGCGGTGCACCAGGGTGCGTTCGGGATGATGACGGCGCTGCGCGGCACGGAGATCACGCTGGTGCCGCTGGCGGAGGCGGTCGAGCGCCTCAAGACGGTGCCCGAGGAGCGCTACGCCGAGGCCGAGTGCGTGCTGTGA
- a CDS encoding acyl-CoA dehydrogenase family protein: MGEFALELNDDQRAVRDWIHGFAADVMRPAAAEWDEREEFPWPVVQEAARIGLYSLDFYAQQFFDPTGLGVPMTLEELFWGDAGLGLAIAGTGLAAIGVLTNGTDEQIGTWVPQMYGDAGDVKVAAFCSSEPDAGSDVSAMRTRAVYDEAKDEWVLNGTKTWATNGGIANVHVVVAVVDAALGARGHASFIVPPGTPGLSQGQKFKKHGIRASHTAEVVLDGVRVPGHCLLGGKDRLDERLARAREQAAGKGGRGGNAAMATFEASRPAVGAQAVGIARAAYEVALDYAKTRVQFGRPIIDNQGIAFQLADMRTSIDAARLLVWRASWMATAGKPFTAAEGSMSKLFAGETAKKVTAQAMQILGGNGYTREYPVERMHRDAAIYTIFEGTSEIQRLVIARTLAGVPIR, translated from the coding sequence ATGGGGGAGTTCGCGCTGGAGCTGAACGACGACCAGAGGGCCGTCCGTGACTGGATCCACGGCTTCGCCGCCGACGTGATGCGCCCGGCGGCGGCGGAATGGGACGAACGCGAGGAGTTCCCCTGGCCGGTGGTGCAGGAGGCCGCCAGAATCGGCCTGTACTCGCTCGACTTCTACGCCCAGCAGTTCTTCGACCCCACGGGGCTCGGCGTCCCCATGACGCTGGAGGAGCTCTTCTGGGGCGACGCCGGCCTGGGCCTGGCGATCGCGGGCACCGGCCTCGCCGCCATCGGCGTCCTCACCAACGGCACCGACGAACAGATCGGCACCTGGGTGCCGCAGATGTACGGCGACGCCGGCGACGTGAAGGTCGCCGCCTTCTGTTCGTCGGAGCCCGACGCCGGCTCCGACGTCTCCGCGATGCGCACCCGGGCCGTCTACGACGAGGCCAAGGACGAGTGGGTGCTGAACGGCACCAAGACCTGGGCGACCAACGGCGGCATCGCGAACGTCCACGTCGTCGTCGCGGTCGTGGACGCCGCCCTCGGTGCCCGGGGCCATGCGTCCTTCATCGTCCCGCCGGGCACGCCCGGGCTGTCGCAGGGGCAGAAGTTCAAGAAGCACGGCATCCGCGCCTCCCACACCGCCGAGGTCGTCCTCGACGGCGTCCGCGTCCCCGGTCACTGCCTCCTCGGCGGCAAGGACCGGCTCGACGAGCGCCTGGCGCGCGCCCGCGAGCAGGCGGCAGGCAAGGGCGGCCGGGGCGGCAACGCGGCCATGGCGACCTTCGAGGCGTCCCGCCCGGCCGTCGGCGCCCAGGCGGTCGGCATCGCCCGCGCCGCCTACGAGGTGGCCCTCGACTACGCCAAGACCCGTGTGCAGTTCGGCCGGCCCATCATCGACAACCAAGGGATCGCCTTCCAGCTCGCCGACATGCGGACGAGCATCGACGCCGCCCGCCTCCTGGTCTGGCGCGCCTCCTGGATGGCTACCGCGGGCAAGCCCTTCACCGCGGCCGAGGGCTCGATGTCCAAGCTCTTCGCGGGCGAGACGGCGAAGAAGGTCACCGCCCAGGCCATGCAGATCCTCGGCGGCAACGGCTACACCCGCGAGTACCCGGTGGAGCGCATGCACCGGGATGCGGCGATCTACACCATATTCGAGGGTACGAGCGAGATCCAACGGCTCGTCATAGCGCGGACCCTGGCCGGCGTCCCCATCCGATAG
- a CDS encoding DUF4352 domain-containing protein produces the protein MRRQLATAAVVLTLAVTATACNDGDGTDNNSPDPAATAAQSPASQGQGKDKPAPGGDRNVTVGGTITVTAKNGAKVAVTLKNWVDPAKSNNKFMTPKPGKRWVAAQLEISNTGQSVYDDSPANGVKVLDEGTEPWTHSIGETTSGPNMPATVKLKPGEKALGYVVVSVPEQSKPKAVTFAPDSGFSSDIAQWAVAK, from the coding sequence TTGCGCCGTCAGCTCGCCACCGCCGCCGTCGTCCTCACGCTCGCGGTCACCGCCACCGCCTGCAACGACGGCGACGGCACCGACAACAACAGTCCCGACCCCGCCGCCACGGCGGCGCAGAGCCCCGCCTCCCAGGGCCAGGGGAAGGACAAGCCCGCCCCCGGCGGGGACAGAAACGTCACCGTCGGCGGCACGATCACCGTCACGGCCAAGAACGGCGCCAAGGTCGCCGTCACCCTGAAGAACTGGGTCGACCCGGCCAAGAGCAACAACAAGTTCATGACGCCGAAGCCGGGCAAGCGCTGGGTCGCCGCCCAGCTCGAGATCTCCAACACCGGCCAGAGCGTCTACGACGACAGCCCCGCCAACGGCGTGAAGGTCCTCGACGAGGGGACGGAGCCCTGGACCCACTCCATCGGCGAGACCACCTCCGGCCCCAACATGCCGGCCACCGTCAAGCTCAAGCCGGGCGAGAAGGCCCTCGGGTACGTCGTCGTCTCGGTCCCCGAGCAGTCCAAGCCCAAGGCCGTCACCTTCGCCCCGGACTCCGGCTTCTCCAGCGACATCGCCCAGTGGGCGGTCGCCAAGTGA
- the def gene encoding peptide deformylase: MRRGTIPGSSGRVRPMRLLGDGGLGAPCEEVADFGADLARLVEDMFATMYAAGGVGLAANQIGVPLRVFVYDCPDDEDVRHLGHLVNPRLVSVEGIVVRGPEGCLSVPGVEAGTPRFDEAVVEGFTMDGTEVRVRGTGFFARCLQHECDHLDGGLYLDRLTGLRRRRALRAVRRAPWAVAG; encoded by the coding sequence ATGCGAAGAGGCACCATTCCCGGCAGTTCAGGACGTGTACGGCCCATGCGGCTGCTCGGGGACGGGGGTCTCGGCGCACCCTGCGAGGAGGTCGCCGACTTCGGCGCCGACCTCGCGCGGCTGGTGGAGGACATGTTCGCCACGATGTACGCCGCGGGTGGCGTGGGCCTCGCCGCGAACCAGATAGGCGTCCCGCTGCGGGTCTTCGTGTACGACTGTCCAGACGACGAGGACGTGCGGCATCTGGGCCACCTCGTCAATCCCCGCCTGGTGAGCGTGGAGGGGATCGTGGTGCGGGGGCCCGAGGGGTGCCTGTCGGTGCCGGGCGTCGAGGCGGGCACCCCGCGCTTCGACGAGGCGGTGGTGGAGGGCTTCACAATGGACGGCACAGAGGTCCGGGTGCGGGGGACGGGGTTCTTCGCGCGGTGCCTGCAGCACGAGTGCGACCACCTCGACGGCGGCCTCTACCTCGACCGTCTGACGGGTCTGCGCAGGCGCCGGGCGCTGCGGGCCGTGCGACGGGCGCCGTGGGCGGTGGCGGGGTAG
- a CDS encoding 4'-phosphopantetheinyl transferase family protein → MQLNLDPAASLRPGSTTDVPWPDAVDKPAEGTLDLWLLHMPDPWLLGTALDQSPLDERERAQAAGFVHAVDRAKYVASHLTLRRILGAYLGMPAGEVRFFREECPCCGKPHGRPAVTAPDAPHFSMSHGGNLVLIGVAAQPVGVDTEQVPAAHTVAGVAEALHPLEHREVMAAPAVRRPAVFTRLWVRKEAYLKGLGTGLGRSPDLDYLGNGGPGTPPWPTGWTIVDVPVGAGHAAAAVRGEITSRYDVRRLAPEGLSA, encoded by the coding sequence GTGCAGCTGAACCTGGACCCCGCCGCCTCACTCCGCCCTGGCAGCACCACCGATGTCCCCTGGCCCGACGCCGTGGACAAGCCGGCCGAAGGAACGCTCGACCTCTGGCTGCTGCACATGCCCGACCCGTGGCTGCTGGGCACCGCGCTCGACCAGTCCCCGCTCGACGAGCGCGAGCGCGCGCAGGCGGCCGGCTTCGTGCACGCCGTCGACCGCGCGAAGTACGTCGCGTCGCACCTCACGCTGCGCCGGATCCTCGGCGCCTATCTGGGGATGCCCGCAGGCGAGGTGCGCTTCTTCCGCGAGGAGTGCCCGTGCTGCGGCAAGCCGCACGGCCGCCCGGCCGTGACCGCGCCGGACGCCCCGCACTTCTCCATGTCGCACGGCGGCAACCTGGTGCTCATCGGCGTGGCCGCGCAGCCGGTCGGCGTGGACACCGAGCAGGTGCCCGCCGCGCACACCGTGGCGGGGGTGGCCGAGGCGCTGCACCCGCTGGAGCACCGCGAGGTGATGGCCGCGCCGGCGGTGCGCCGTCCCGCGGTGTTCACCCGGCTGTGGGTCCGCAAGGAGGCCTACCTCAAGGGGCTGGGCACGGGCCTGGGCCGCTCCCCCGACCTGGACTACCTGGGCAACGGCGGTCCCGGCACGCCCCCGTGGCCCACGGGCTGGACGATCGTGGACGTGCCGGTCGGCGCGGGTCACGCCGCGGCCGCCGTGCGGGGCGAGATCACCAGCCGGTACGACGTCAGGCGGCTGGCCCCCGAGGGCCTGAGCGCCTGA